AGCTGGTTTTGCCTTTGCATCTGGTATGGCAGCAGTGTATTCAACCTTGGCTGCTTTATTGAATTCTGGAGATCACATTGTTTCTTCGAGCAGTGTTTTTGGTGCCACGCATTCACTGTTTATTAATTATTTTCCAAAATGGAACATACAAACCTCGTATTTTGACATCAATCAACCCGAGACTATTGAAGGTTTGATTACGCCTGACACAAAAATTCTTTTTGCAGAGTCACCAACCAATCCTGCTGTTGATATTATTGATTTGGAATTGCTTGGAAATATTGCCAAAAAGCACAATTTAATTTTAATTATTGACAACTGTTTTGCAACGCCTTATTTGCAGCAACCAATCAAATGGGGAGCGCATTTAGTGGTGCATTCGGCTACCAAATTAATGGATGGTCAAGGGAGAGTTTTGGGTGGAATAACAGTTGGTGATGCTGATTTGATTCAGAAAATCTATTTGTTTTCCCGACTTACAGGACCTTCTTTATCGCCTTTTAATGCGTGGGTATTGTCAAAAAGCTTAGAAACATTAGCCATTCGATTGGACAGACATTGCGAAAATGCCTTAAAAGTAGCAGAGTTTTTAGAGAATCATCCTCAGGTGAATAAAGTGAAATATCCTTTTTTGAAATCGCATCCGCAATATGAAATCGCACAAAAGCAAATGAAGTTGGGTGGCAATATTGTTGCTTTTGAAATAAAAGGAGGATTAGAAGCCGGAAGAGCTTTCTTAGATAAAATTAAATTGTGTTCGCTTTCGCCAAATTTAGGAGATACGAGAACTATTGTTACACATCCAGCCTCAACAACACACAGTAAATTATCTGTCGAAGAACGTTTGGCGGTGAGTATTACCGATGGTCTGGTTCGTGTTTCTGTAGGTTTAGAAACCGTAACTGATGTAATTGCCGATTTGGAGCAGGCGCTTTCGTAACGGATAGATTTGGGATTAACGATTTTAGATTGTAGTTTTGGTTCAAACAACGCTAGGTTTATTACTTGCGAATATTTTTATACAATTCTAAAACAGTAAAATGCTCTCAAAAAAAACAAAATACGGTATCAAGGCTTTGACCTTCTTGGCTCGCCAAGAGGACCAAACGCCTGTTGCTATTGCTGATATTGCCAAATCTGAAAATATCTCACTCAAATTTTTAGAGAGTATTTTATTGTTGTTGCGCCATTCTGGTTTTCTGGGAGCCAAAAAAGGAAAAGGCGGCGGTTATTATTTGATAAAAGAACCGAAGGACATCAGCATGGCTAAAGTATATCGCATTCTGGAAGGGCCTATAGCCTTATTGCCGTGTGCCAGTCATAATTTTTACGAGCCTTGTGACGATTGTACTGATGAAGCCACTTGCGCCGTTCGTAAATTAATGACCGAAGTGCGTGATAATACGCTTATGGTTTTGGAAAATAATAGTTTAGCAGATATTGCATTTTAAGTTTTAATTAGAAATAATGTTTTGTAATTAAAGTAAATATATTATTTTTACACAATAATCTAGTAACCCGATAGGGTAAAAGTTTTTAAATTGAATTTTGTTGAATTGAAAGGAATGAATAAAGAATTAAAAGTGAATAATAATACCGAAAGCCCTGCAACAAGTTTTGTAGAGCGGTTATGGGTGCTCGTTCCTGCAATTTTGTTGATAGGATTATTGGCAACATTAGTGTACAACCACCATGATGAATTTTCAGTGGATGGCTTGATAGCCGGTTTTGATCAAGAGTTTTTAATTTTTTTCTGTATTGGAGTTTTTGCACAGTTAGTAGATGGAACCTTAGGAATGGGTTATGGAGCAACTTCAACTTCATTTTTATTAGCGTACGGAATTCCGCCTGCCATCAGTAGTACAGGTGTTCACGTGGCTGAAATGTTTACAACAGGAGCTTCGGCAATTTCGCATCATCGTTTTGGAAACATCAACAAAAAACTAGTAAGACATTTGTTAATTCCGGGTGTTTTGGGTTCTGTTACAGGTGCCTATTTGTTGTCGGATGTGATTGATGGAGAAGTAATAAAACCATTTATTGCTTTGTACATGATTGGATTGGCAGTGATCATTATTAGGAAAGCATTAAAAAAGAATCTGGTAAAAAAGAAAACTAAAAAACTAGGTATTTTGGCAACTTTTGGAGGTTTTATGGATGCTGTAGGAGGCGGAGGATGGGGACCGATAGTGACTTCTACTTTATTAGGAAATGGAAGAAATCCCAGATATACAATTGGCTCGGTGAACGCAGCAGAGTTTGCAGTAGCTTTTTCAAGTGGAGTAACATTTATGCTTTTTGGAGGTATTCAAGGATGGCAAGTAATTATTGGATTGATTTTAGGAGGCGTAATGGCAGCTCCATTAGCTGCATTTTTAGTGAATAAGATTCCAAGGAAATCAATGATGATATTAGTAGGTGTTTTAATTATTCTTTTGAGTTTAAAAACCTTATCAAAACTGCTGTAAAACGAAATAAGATTATGAGTAAAGAATTAGTAGCGGCATTAGTAGAGCATTCAAAAAACCTTAGTTTAGAGGAAACGTTTGTTTATTTAGCTGCCGAGTATAAAGATAAAGTGGTTTTTTCGACCTCTTTTGGTCAAGAAGACCAAGTAGTTACAGCAATGATTGCCAATAGTGGTGCTGAAATTCAAATTTTCACATTGGATACCGGTCGATTGTTTCAAGAAACGTATGATGTTTTTCATAAAACTCAAAAGAAATACAACCAACACATCAAAGTATTTTTTCCCGAGGCAGCTGCAGTAGAAAATTTATTAGAGACTAAAGGACCTAATAGTTTCTACGAATCAGTTGAGAATAGAAAAGAATGTTGCTCCATCCGTAAAGTAGTGCCTTTGCGCAAAGCTTTAAAAGGAAATTCGGTCTGGATTACAGGCTTAAGAGCAGAGCAATCCGAAAACAGAAATGATTTGGCACTATTTGAATATGATGCGCATTTTGAAATTATCAAATTCAATCCATTATTAAAATGGACTTTGCAAGAAGTAGAAGAGTATTTAGAAAAAAATAATGTACCACAAAATGCATTGCACAAAAAAGGATTTGTAAGTATAGGTTGTGCACCTTGTACAAGAGCCATCACTCCAGATGAAGACATCAGAGCCGGACGATGGTGGTGGGAATCCAGTCATAAAGAATGTGGGTTGCATAGCCCCCTAGCCCCCAAAGGGGGAATTAACGAAGTGAAAAATTAATAATAACAAAATAAATACCCCAACAGTTCCCCCTTCGGGGGTTAGGGGGCCGATAGATATGAGTGCACAATTAAAAACAAACGCTTTAGAAAGCGAAGCAATATACATTTTCAGAGAGGTAATTTCTCAGTTTGACAAACCTGTATTACTTTTTTCAGGCGGAAAAGATTCGATTACGTTAGTTCGCTTGGCGCAAAAAGCTTTTTTTCCAGCTAAGATTCCGTTCCCGTTGTTACACGTAGACACTGGGCATAATTTTCCGGAAACCATTGAGTTCAGAGATAAATTGGTGGCTGAACTAGGTTTAGAACTAATCGTGCGCAATGTGCAAGACGCCATTGATCAAGGAAAAGTGGTTGAAGAAACCGGAAAATATTCCAGCAGAAATAGCTTGCAAACCACAACACTTTTAGATGCTATCGAAGAATTCAAATTTGATGCGTGTATTGGTGGAGCACGTCGTGACGAGGAAAAAGCCAGAGCCAAAGAGCGTATATTTTCGGTGCGTGATGATTTTGGTCAATGGGACGAAAAAAATCAGCGTCCTGAATTGTTCGATTTGTTGAACGGAAAAATAGAGAACGGTCAAAACGTACGTGTTTTTCCAATTTCGAACTGGACCGAGCTAGATGTATGGAGTTACATCGAACAAGAGCAAATTGAAATTCCATCGATTTATTTTTCGCACAAGCGTAAAGTGTTCTTACGAGATGGAATGATTTGGTCCCACTCTCCATTTGTGTACCAAGAAGAAAACGAAGAAATCGTGGAACGCATTGTTCGTTTTAGAACGGTAGGAGACATGAGTTGTACGGCAGCAGTTGATTCATACGCTGCAACAATTTCTGAAGTAGTGGGTGAAATTAGATCTTCAACAATTTCAGAAAGAGGCGCTAGAATTGACGACAAACGTTCGGAAGCAGCGATGGAAAAAAGAAAACAACAGGGATACTTTTAAAAGAATTATAAATTATAAATTATGAATTTTTCAAAAGTTCCTAGAATTTATAATTCAACATTTAAAATAAAAAAATCAAATTTAAAAGTGTAGGTAGGGTAATTTGAGGAAACTTGAAACCTTAAACTTTTAAACTTTAAACAAAATTCAGATGGAAGTTTTAAAAATAGCAACAGCAGGAAGTGTAGATGACGGTAAGAGTACCTTGATTGGGAGGTTATTGTATGATACGCAATCGTTGACAACAGATAAATTAGAAGCAATAGAAAAAAGCAGCAAGCAAAAAGGATATGATTATTTGGATTTTTCTTTGGCTACAGACGGTTTAGTAGCCGAAAGAGAACAAGGAATTACCATTGATGTGGCGCATATTTATTTTTCGACAGCTAAAAAAAGTTACATCATTGCAGATACTCCTGGTCACGTAGAATATACGCGTAACATGGTTACCGGAGCTTCGACCTCGCAAGTGTCAATCATTTTAATTGATGCTCGTAAAGGCGTAATTGAGCAAACCTACCGCCACTTTTTTATCAATAATTTATTGAGAGTAAAAGAGGTCATTGTGGCGATCAACAAAATGGATTTGGTGGATTATTCAGAAGAAGTTTTTAATAAAATCAAAGCGGATTTTGAAGCCTTAAATGCTAAAAGTACTTTCAAAGAGCAGAACGTGAGTTACATTCCGTTAAGTGCTTTGACAGGTGATAATGTTGTAGAATCAATAGGCGGAATGCCTTGGTACCAAGGACAAACCATTTTGGAGCATCTAGAAGCGTTAGAGCCAGCTGATGTGTATGAAAAAGGAAAAGCGCGTTTCCCTGTTCAAACCGTTATCCGACCAAAAACAGAAGAATACCACGATTTTAGAGGCTATGCCGGAAAATTGTACGGAAATAATATCAAAGTGGGTGATGCAGTAACGGTACTGCCATCTTTAACAGAATCAGTGGTGACAAATATTCACTTTTTTGACAAGCAATTTGAGGAAGCAGCTGTGGGCTCTTCGATCACCATCGAATTAGAAAATGATATCAATGTAACTAGAGGCGACATGATTGTAAAATCATCTGAATTGCCAAAAGTAGAGAAAGACATCAACACCACCGTATGCTGGATGGACAGTAAAAAGTTAGTTCCTGGTGCTAAATATTTTGTACAACACAATACCAATAGAGTTTTGGCTAAGATTGACAGTGTGAAAAATGTGATTGCAACTGATTTCTCAGGAACAACAGAAGCTTCTCAACTAGCCATCAACGAAATTGGCGAAGTAAATATTAAGTTAAGCAAAGCCATTTATTTTGATGCGTATAACGATAATAAATCAAATGGCGCCTTCATCTTAATTGATGCTACAACCAACACAACAGCAGGAGTAGGATTTATAAAATAACCTTTAGCTATTGGCTTTAAGCCTTCAGCAAAATTGTAAAATGAATTTCATAAACAGCTAACAGCCCAAAGCTAATAGCTAATAGCTTATAACAAATGGAAAGTTTTAGAACCGAAATTGAAGATCCGATTGTTCAAAAAGACATAATCGATTTAGAAAGAAAAATTGCTTTATTCCGTGACGGAAAAATTGACGACGAGCGTTTTCGTAGTCTGCGTTTAGCACGTGGCGTTTACGGGCAGCGTCAGGAAGGCGTACAAATGATTCGTATCAAGTTGCCTTTTGGTAAAGTAACTAGCGAGCAACTC
This portion of the Flavobacterium sp. CECT 9288 genome encodes:
- a CDS encoding PLP-dependent aspartate aminotransferase family protein — its product is MNEQEFGFETQAIRNQLERTQYLEHSVPLYLTSSFVFEDAEDMRASFAEEKDRNIYSRYSNPNNNEFISKVCAMEGAAAGFAFASGMAAVYSTLAALLNSGDHIVSSSSVFGATHSLFINYFPKWNIQTSYFDINQPETIEGLITPDTKILFAESPTNPAVDIIDLELLGNIAKKHNLILIIDNCFATPYLQQPIKWGAHLVVHSATKLMDGQGRVLGGITVGDADLIQKIYLFSRLTGPSLSPFNAWVLSKSLETLAIRLDRHCENALKVAEFLENHPQVNKVKYPFLKSHPQYEIAQKQMKLGGNIVAFEIKGGLEAGRAFLDKIKLCSLSPNLGDTRTIVTHPASTTHSKLSVEERLAVSITDGLVRVSVGLETVTDVIADLEQALS
- a CDS encoding Rrf2 family transcriptional regulator produces the protein MLSKKTKYGIKALTFLARQEDQTPVAIADIAKSENISLKFLESILLLLRHSGFLGAKKGKGGGYYLIKEPKDISMAKVYRILEGPIALLPCASHNFYEPCDDCTDEATCAVRKLMTEVRDNTLMVLENNSLADIAF
- a CDS encoding sulfite exporter TauE/SafE family protein, whose protein sequence is MNKELKVNNNTESPATSFVERLWVLVPAILLIGLLATLVYNHHDEFSVDGLIAGFDQEFLIFFCIGVFAQLVDGTLGMGYGATSTSFLLAYGIPPAISSTGVHVAEMFTTGASAISHHRFGNINKKLVRHLLIPGVLGSVTGAYLLSDVIDGEVIKPFIALYMIGLAVIIIRKALKKNLVKKKTKKLGILATFGGFMDAVGGGGWGPIVTSTLLGNGRNPRYTIGSVNAAEFAVAFSSGVTFMLFGGIQGWQVIIGLILGGVMAAPLAAFLVNKIPRKSMMILVGVLIILLSLKTLSKLL
- a CDS encoding phosphoadenylyl-sulfate reductase; protein product: MMSKELVAALVEHSKNLSLEETFVYLAAEYKDKVVFSTSFGQEDQVVTAMIANSGAEIQIFTLDTGRLFQETYDVFHKTQKKYNQHIKVFFPEAAAVENLLETKGPNSFYESVENRKECCSIRKVVPLRKALKGNSVWITGLRAEQSENRNDLALFEYDAHFEIIKFNPLLKWTLQEVEEYLEKNNVPQNALHKKGFVSIGCAPCTRAITPDEDIRAGRWWWESSHKECGLHSPLAPKGGINEVKN
- the cysD gene encoding sulfate adenylyltransferase subunit CysD, whose product is MSAQLKTNALESEAIYIFREVISQFDKPVLLFSGGKDSITLVRLAQKAFFPAKIPFPLLHVDTGHNFPETIEFRDKLVAELGLELIVRNVQDAIDQGKVVEETGKYSSRNSLQTTTLLDAIEEFKFDACIGGARRDEEKARAKERIFSVRDDFGQWDEKNQRPELFDLLNGKIENGQNVRVFPISNWTELDVWSYIEQEQIEIPSIYFSHKRKVFLRDGMIWSHSPFVYQEENEEIVERIVRFRTVGDMSCTAAVDSYAATISEVVGEIRSSTISERGARIDDKRSEAAMEKRKQQGYF
- a CDS encoding sulfate adenylyltransferase subunit 1 — encoded protein: MEVLKIATAGSVDDGKSTLIGRLLYDTQSLTTDKLEAIEKSSKQKGYDYLDFSLATDGLVAEREQGITIDVAHIYFSTAKKSYIIADTPGHVEYTRNMVTGASTSQVSIILIDARKGVIEQTYRHFFINNLLRVKEVIVAINKMDLVDYSEEVFNKIKADFEALNAKSTFKEQNVSYIPLSALTGDNVVESIGGMPWYQGQTILEHLEALEPADVYEKGKARFPVQTVIRPKTEEYHDFRGYAGKLYGNNIKVGDAVTVLPSLTESVVTNIHFFDKQFEEAAVGSSITIELENDINVTRGDMIVKSSELPKVEKDINTTVCWMDSKKLVPGAKYFVQHNTNRVLAKIDSVKNVIATDFSGTTEASQLAINEIGEVNIKLSKAIYFDAYNDNKSNGAFILIDATTNTTAGVGFIK